In Persephonella sp., the DNA window GGATCGTAATTTTTGTCAGCCATAATATGTATAGCTTTAACATTCTGTATAGGTTCAACAACCTCAACCTTTACCGGAACAACAGCACCATTTTCTGCTATAGAGGGGGCTATAAGCTTTACCTTCTTTGATTCAACAGGTTTTTTTCCTTTTGTTATTTCCTTAAGAGCTTCTTCAAAGCTTCTTTTTTTGAGAGCTGCCTTTGCAGAAAATACAGGAACAGGTAGTGATGGACTAATAGCTACAACAGCTCCTGCAACAGCACTCATTTTCAGGAATTTTCTTCTGTTCA includes these proteins:
- the soxY gene encoding thiosulfate oxidation carrier protein SoxY → MNRRKFLKMSAVAGAVVAISPSLPVPVFSAKAALKKRSFEEALKEITKGKKPVESKKVKLIAPSIAENGAVVPVKVEVVEPIQNVKAIHIMADKNYDPWSCSIHLSEKNGKPYFATRIRLAKTMNIYAIAELKDGSFIMAKKHVKVTIGGCG